The following proteins come from a genomic window of Miscanthus floridulus cultivar M001 chromosome 2, ASM1932011v1, whole genome shotgun sequence:
- the LOC136535804 gene encoding peroxisomal membrane protein 11-1, with amino-acid sequence MSSLDATRAELGLVVLYLNKAEARDKICRAIQYGSKFISNGQPGTAQEVDRSTTLARKVFRLLKWVNDLHALISPPAKGTPLTLVLLGKSKNALLSTFLFLDQFVWLGRTGIVKNKEATDRVGRISLYCWMASSVCAGLVELGELKRLSRSMRKLARELRDTDKYENEQYQNKMKQSDERLLALVKAAMDVVVAIGLLQLAPKKVTPRVTGAFGFITSLISCYQQLPSRAPVAKVEV; translated from the exons ATGAGCTCGTTAGATGCCACACGAGCTGAGCTTGGCCTCGTTGTTCTGTACCTGAACAAAGCCGAGGCTCGGGACAAGATCTGCAGGGCGATCCAGTACGGCTCCAAGTTCATAAGCAACGGGCAGCCTGGCACTGCGCAGGAGGTCGATAGATCGACCACCTTAGCTCGCAAAGTTTTCCGGCTCCTCAAG TGGGTCAATGATCTGCATGCTCTTATCAGCCCGCCGGCTAAAGGGACTCCTCTCACCCTCGTCCTGCTTGGCAAG TCCAAAAATGCGCTGCTTTCGACGTTCTTGTTCCTGGATCAATTTGTGTGGTTAGGACGAACAGGGATAGTCAAG AACAAGGAGGCGACGGACCGCGTTGGCAGGATATCCCTGTACTGCTGGATGGCTTCTTCTGTCTGTGCAGGTCTAGTTGAG CTTGGAGAGCTTAAAAGGCTATCGAGATCAATGAGGAAGCTTGCTAGAGAGCTGAGGGACACAGATAAATATGAG AATGAACAGTACCAGAACAAAATGAAGCAGTCAGATGAACGGCTCCTGGCCCTGGTCAAGGCGGCCATGGACGTGGTCGTGGCCATCGGGCTTCTTCAGTTGGCACCCAAGAAGGTCActccaagagtgacaggagcctTTGGGTTCATCACCTCGCTCATCTCCTGCTATCAG CAACTTCCTTCCCGCGCTCCGGTTGCCAAAGTCGAAGTTTGA
- the LOC136535803 gene encoding riboflavin biosynthesis protein PYRD, chloroplastic-like yields the protein MASSLVSRPHLTQRPVRAATLASPTRARLAAGAGALGGRAVRCQAQAAGDLDAHYMRRCVELARKAAGYTSPNPMVGCVIVRDGRVVGEGFHPKAGQPHAEVFALRDAGNLAENATAYVSLEPCNHYGRTPPCTEALINAKVKEVVVGMTDPNPIVASKGIEKLQGAGINVRVGVEEALCRKLNEAYIHRMLTGKAFATLRATLSVNGIVTNHIGKGADQSGGYYSQLMKENDGVIISSELAKMSSLPLSREAGANQPLYIIVSQGENSRLHIPSLSEENASKVIVLADSPVTVEPAGVEVAVLRQIDLESILQLLAQRGLCNVLVDFREAGENFALLLNDFQEDKLVQKVVVEVLPFWLVSEGLSNLAFGGSQSFPLKNLEHREVNGSVLLEAYV from the exons ATGGCGTCCTCGCTCGTCTCGCGCCCGCACCTCACCCAGCGCCCGGTCCGCGCCGCCACGCTCGCCTCCCCTACCCGCGCCCGCCTCGCGGCCGGGGCCGGGGCCCTTGGCGGGCGCGCCGTGCGCtgccaggcgcaggcggcggggGACTTGGACGCCCACTACATGCGGCGGTGCGTGGAGCTGGCGCGCAAGGCGGCCGGCTACACCAGCCCCAACCCTATGGTGGGTTGCGTCATCGTCCGCGACGGCCGCGTCGTCGGAGAAGGATTCCACCCCAAAGCCGGCCAACCTCATGCCGAG GTATTTGCACTGAGAGATGCAGGTAATTTAGCTGAAAATGCAACGGCTTATGTTAGCTTGGAGCCCTGCAACCACTATGGGAGAACCCCTCCTTGTactgaagcactcatcaatgcaAAAGTAAAGGAAGTTGTTGTGGGGATGACTGACCCAAATCCTATTGTCGCATCCAAAGGGATTGAAAAGCTCCAAGGTGCTGGAATAAATGTGAGGGTGGGTGTGGAGGAAGCGTTATGCCGCAAACTAAATGAGGCTTACATCCATCGTATGCTCACCGGGAAGGCTTTTGCAACTTTGAG AGCTACACTCTCAGTGAATGGAATCGTCACAAACCATATTGGGAAGGGAGCTGATCAGTCAGGTGGGTACTACTCGCAGTTGATGAAAGAAAATGATGGAGTCATAATTTCAAGTGAACTGGCCAAGATGTCGAGCTTACCTCTATCGCGCGAAGCCGGTGCAAACCAACCTCTCTATATCATCGTTTCACAGGGTGAAAATTCCCGACTACACATCCCATCTCTCAGCGAAGAGAATGCATCAAAGGTGATAGTCCTTGCTGATAGTCCTGTCACCGTGGAGCCAGCAGGAGTTGAAGTTGCTGTCCTTCGTCAGATAGACTTGGAGTCTATTCTCCAACTTCTTGCACAGCGAGGGCTTTGCAACGTGCTGGTGGATTTTAGAGAGGCTGGAGAAAACTTTGCGTTGCTTCTGAACGACTTCCAGGAGGACAAGCTGGTGCAGAAGGTCGTCGTGGAGGTCCTGCCTTTTTGGCTCGTGAGCGAAGGGCTCAGCAACCTGGCATTTGGTGGCAGCCAATCGTTTCCGCTGAAGAACTTGGAGCACAGGGAGGTGAATGGGAGTGTGCTGCTAGAGGCCTATGTGTAG